One genomic segment of Gadus chalcogrammus isolate NIFS_2021 chromosome 3, NIFS_Gcha_1.0, whole genome shotgun sequence includes these proteins:
- the LOC130379494 gene encoding uncharacterized protein LOC130379494 — MEAPTDADSPCVIGAQRPTDREMAAVNLPLVARTAVNLPKIPGATELDLFLAQFRLAEWHNGLGAGEAVVHPALALEGTAVQVMLDLAPADQRDLRVLALIRALEMRFGQRAVLNHSRGLLNSCRRREGERLGAYAADIQLYARRGYPNFPAAARDELALHAFLQGLAIPWLGQHVRLNMPPTLDVALDVAEQAERELSDQPGLQSSTEDACQD; from the coding sequence ATGGAAGCCCCAACCGACGCCGATTCACCCTGCGTTATTGGAGCGCAACGGCCCACGGACAGAGAAATGGCAGCTGTCAACCTCCCTCTGGTGGCAAGGACGGCGGTGAACCTGCCGAAAATCCCCGGGGCAACGGAGCTTGATCTGTTCCTGGCCCAGTTCCGGCTCGCTGAGTGGCACAATGGCTTGGGTGCCGGGGAGGCGGTCGTCCACCCCGCCCTTGCGCTCGAGGGGACGGCGGTGCAGGTTATGCTGGACCTGGCCCCAGCAGACCAACGGGACCTCCGAGTCCTGGCCCTGATCCGGGCTTTGGAGATGCGTTTCGGGCAGCGGGCGGTCTTGAACCACAGCAGGGGGCTGCTAAACAGCTGCCGCCGTCGGGAGGGGGAACGGTTGGGGGCCTACGCAGCTGACATTCAGTTGTACGCCCGGCGTGGCTACCCCAACTTCCCTGCTGCGGCTAGGGATGAGCTAGCCCTTCATGCCTTCCTTCAGGGACTTGCCATCCCGTGGCTGGGGCAGCACGTCCGCCTCAACATGCCCCCGACCCTCGATGTGGCTCTCGACGTGGCGGAACAGGCGGAGCGGGAGCTATCCGACCAACCCGGCCTGCAGTCGTCCACAGAGGATGCTTGCCAGGACTAG